Proteins co-encoded in one Phycisphaerae bacterium genomic window:
- a CDS encoding NADH-quinone oxidoreductase subunit N, giving the protein MTNALTNVLAQSGPWSGIDVGRELFLFSPLISLVVTMLLIVTAPIILGRGPRLAANIASVGILVALVLALRVATSVSGGGVSVLSTDPSAGLLIVDPLSVAFQIILLVFAAAILWLWRMGPADTERNAPEFFILLLGSAVGMVLMASTANLLMIVVAIEAASIPSYALVGFDKRDRRGAEASLKYMIFGAACAAIMLYGVSILYGLTGSLSVAEVAHYTVRHVALGSTQLLLFAGLLCFFAGIAFKISAVPFHFWCPDAFEGARIEVTTWLSVVSKAAGLVLLGRLVAMFCGAAEHPVQISLLSPLAWTIGIIAAITCTLGNFAAYMQTSVKRLLAYSSIAHAGYMMMATAVFLHPSTKNATAGLNALLFYIVVYLFMNLGAFGVTAVVNWQTGSDRLSAFTGLIRRAPGLTVAMVICLVSLVGLPPLAGFLGKWWILVALGSTGSVLGWFLVVVAVLNTLISLYFYMRVVVQMTLVDDKQPRLEGIASGTALAGLCAAMLLLLFVFAQPVKMRTEQFSRNLYDVARATDAAPIATLARE; this is encoded by the coding sequence GTGACGAACGCATTGACGAACGTACTGGCTCAATCCGGACCTTGGTCGGGCATCGACGTCGGCCGCGAGTTGTTTCTCTTCTCGCCGCTCATTTCCCTCGTTGTAACGATGCTGCTCATCGTGACCGCGCCCATCATCCTCGGTCGCGGGCCGCGTCTGGCCGCAAACATTGCCTCCGTCGGCATCCTCGTCGCGCTGGTTCTTGCCCTGCGCGTGGCGACCAGCGTTTCCGGCGGCGGCGTCAGCGTTCTCTCTACCGATCCGAGCGCCGGTCTGCTGATTGTCGATCCGCTCTCCGTTGCCTTCCAGATCATCCTGCTCGTTTTCGCCGCGGCCATTCTCTGGCTCTGGCGGATGGGACCCGCTGATACGGAGCGCAACGCGCCGGAGTTCTTCATTCTGCTCCTGGGCAGTGCGGTCGGCATGGTCTTGATGGCCAGCACGGCCAATCTGCTCATGATCGTCGTGGCCATCGAGGCGGCGTCGATTCCCAGCTACGCCCTTGTCGGTTTCGACAAGCGCGACCGTCGCGGAGCGGAAGCTTCCCTCAAATATATGATTTTCGGCGCCGCCTGCGCCGCGATCATGCTCTACGGTGTGAGCATCCTCTACGGGCTCACCGGCAGCCTCAGTGTCGCGGAAGTCGCCCACTACACGGTTCGCCACGTCGCCCTCGGTTCGACGCAGCTTCTGCTCTTCGCCGGGTTGCTTTGTTTCTTCGCGGGCATCGCTTTCAAGATCTCGGCCGTGCCCTTCCACTTCTGGTGCCCCGACGCCTTTGAAGGGGCGCGCATCGAGGTCACCACCTGGCTCAGCGTGGTGAGCAAGGCCGCCGGATTGGTTCTCCTGGGGCGTCTCGTGGCCATGTTCTGCGGCGCAGCCGAACATCCCGTGCAGATTTCGCTGCTCTCCCCATTGGCGTGGACCATCGGCATCATTGCCGCCATTACCTGTACCCTCGGCAACTTCGCCGCCTATATGCAGACCAGCGTAAAGCGCCTGCTGGCCTATTCATCCATCGCCCATGCGGGCTACATGATGATGGCTACCGCTGTCTTCCTGCACCCATCGACCAAAAACGCGACCGCCGGGCTCAACGCCTTGCTGTTCTATATCGTCGTTTACCTTTTCATGAACCTCGGCGCCTTCGGCGTTACGGCCGTGGTCAACTGGCAGACCGGCTCTGATCGACTTTCCGCGTTCACCGGCCTGATCCGCCGTGCTCCCGGGCTCACCGTGGCCATGGTGATCTGCCTGGTTTCACTTGTCGGCTTGCCGCCGCTGGCCGGGTTCCTGGGGAAGTGGTGGATCCTTGTCGCCTTGGGGTCCACCGGGTCGGTGCTCGGCTGGTTCCTCGTCGTGGTCGCGGTGCTCAACACGCTGATCAGCCTGTACTTCTACATGCGCGTCGTCGTCCAGATGACCCTCGTAGACGACAAGCAGCCCCGGCTCGAGGGTATCGCCTCCGGAACAGCCCTTGCCGGGCTCTGCGCCGCCATGCTGCTTCTGCTGTTCGTGTTCGCTCAGCCGGTCAAGATGCGGACGGAGCAGTTTTCCCGCAACCTGTACGACGTTGCCCGCGCGACGGACGCAGCGCCCATCGCTACCCTTGCCAGAGAATAG
- a CDS encoding ferritin-like domain-containing protein, whose protein sequence is MSPPETFDILNELLSLEQGCVILRLDEAGTFVDRLSLRQGRILRHFAAESRENVAQLGMLIVALGGTPAPRVVDVRATELHYWGASYALAHVVENQEDLINAYAEAATQLSGEPEAQRVVAEILARHQARLATIKDLLPPDVRAVS, encoded by the coding sequence ATGTCACCGCCCGAGACCTTCGACATCCTCAACGAACTCCTCAGCCTCGAACAGGGCTGCGTCATACTTCGGCTGGACGAAGCCGGCACCTTCGTGGACCGCCTTTCGCTGCGCCAAGGCCGAATCCTTCGCCACTTTGCCGCCGAGTCGCGCGAAAACGTGGCACAACTGGGAATGCTCATCGTCGCCCTGGGCGGTACGCCCGCCCCGCGCGTTGTCGACGTCCGCGCCACGGAGCTTCACTATTGGGGGGCGAGCTATGCCCTCGCCCACGTCGTCGAAAACCAGGAGGATCTGATCAACGCCTACGCCGAGGCCGCCACGCAGCTCAGCGGCGAGCCCGAGGCCCAGCGTGTTGTCGCCGAGATCCTCGCCCGCCATCAGGCGCGCCTCGCGACCATCAAGGATCTGCTCCCGCCGGACGTGCGAGCCGTCTCCTGA
- the mdh gene encoding malate dehydrogenase, whose protein sequence is MKRAKITVVGAGNVGASCAVWAAEKELGDVVLIDIPEFADKTAGKALDLQQCGPIDRFDCRITGSGDYAPAKDSDVVIITAGIPRKPGMSRDDLIQTNVKIVGSVAEKIRDAAPNAVVIVVSNPLDAMVYTAWKKTGFPTHRVVGQAGCLDIARYRAFIAMELNCSVEDITALLMGGHGDDMVPLPRYTSVAGIPVTQLIKPDRLAAIIDRAKVGGGEIVKLMGTSAYYAPAAGSVQMAEAIIKDKRRILPCAAFCKEEYGIGGYFVGVPCMLGAKGVEKVIEVELDANERKMLDSSVSHVKELVEVAEKFMKG, encoded by the coding sequence ATGAAGCGGGCAAAGATCACCGTCGTCGGAGCGGGCAATGTCGGGGCGAGCTGCGCCGTGTGGGCGGCCGAGAAGGAACTCGGCGACGTCGTCCTCATCGACATTCCCGAGTTCGCGGACAAGACCGCCGGCAAGGCTCTCGATCTTCAGCAGTGCGGACCGATCGATCGCTTCGACTGCCGCATCACCGGCTCCGGCGACTACGCTCCCGCGAAGGACAGCGACGTCGTCATCATCACCGCCGGCATCCCCCGCAAGCCCGGCATGAGCCGCGACGACCTCATCCAGACCAACGTCAAGATCGTCGGCTCCGTCGCCGAGAAGATCCGCGACGCCGCTCCCAACGCCGTCGTCATCGTCGTCTCCAACCCGCTCGACGCCATGGTCTACACCGCGTGGAAGAAGACCGGCTTCCCCACGCACCGCGTCGTCGGACAGGCCGGCTGCCTGGACATCGCCCGCTACCGCGCCTTCATCGCCATGGAGCTCAACTGCAGCGTCGAGGACATCACCGCCTTGCTCATGGGCGGCCACGGCGACGACATGGTCCCGCTCCCCCGTTACACCTCCGTCGCGGGCATCCCCGTCACCCAGCTCATCAAGCCCGACCGCCTCGCCGCCATCATCGATCGGGCCAAGGTCGGCGGCGGCGAGATCGTCAAGCTCATGGGCACCAGCGCCTACTACGCCCCGGCCGCCGGCTCCGTCCAGATGGCCGAGGCCATCATCAAGGACAAGCGCCGCATCCTCCCCTGCGCCGCCTTCTGCAAGGAGGAATACGGCATCGGCGGCTACTTCGTCGGCGTCCCCTGCATGCTCGGCGCCAAGGGCGTGGAGAAGGTCATCGAGGTCGAGCTCGACGCCAACGAGCGCAAGATGCTCGACAGCAGCGTCAGCCACGTGAAGGAACTCGTCGAGGTGGCAGAGAAGTTTATGAAGGGGTAG
- a CDS encoding GNAT family N-acetyltransferase produces the protein MNATDQVSSITAAGPGLGRRIEQHMVDAFRAALQGAGAVHEPGQIRMITGAPHPFGNFALMVRGDDPDGVSRAAELLSTCGAPAAILTPGKASAPVDALLRERGFAPHDPMPAMAVDIERMPQTALPQGYELFRVDGADGGTWADVFAIGYELPPVVARVFAPNGTSAGLSADATTQYFAVRKDGRWVATSMIFLHDGLAGVYCVATIPEERGKGLGAYATAEPLRQAFKVGYRVGVLQSSPSGYKVYKRLGFGDFGGVSLYVRMPQ, from the coding sequence ATGAACGCAACTGACCAGGTTTCTTCCATCACCGCCGCCGGTCCGGGCCTCGGCCGTCGCATTGAGCAGCACATGGTCGACGCCTTCCGCGCGGCATTGCAGGGCGCCGGCGCCGTGCACGAGCCCGGTCAGATCCGCATGATCACCGGCGCTCCGCACCCTTTTGGCAACTTCGCCCTGATGGTTCGCGGGGATGATCCGGATGGCGTGTCTCGCGCGGCGGAACTCCTTTCCACGTGCGGGGCGCCGGCGGCGATTCTCACCCCCGGAAAGGCCTCCGCGCCGGTGGACGCCCTGCTTCGCGAGCGGGGATTTGCGCCCCACGATCCCATGCCCGCCATGGCTGTCGACATCGAGCGCATGCCCCAAACGGCGCTGCCCCAAGGCTATGAACTGTTCCGGGTCGACGGCGCCGATGGAGGGACATGGGCCGACGTCTTTGCCATCGGTTACGAACTTCCACCCGTCGTCGCCAGGGTTTTCGCTCCGAATGGCACCAGCGCCGGGCTGTCGGCGGATGCGACCACCCAGTACTTCGCGGTTCGCAAGGACGGCCGGTGGGTGGCTACCTCGATGATCTTCCTGCACGATGGACTCGCCGGCGTGTATTGCGTTGCGACGATCCCGGAGGAACGAGGCAAGGGCCTCGGTGCGTACGCCACGGCCGAGCCGCTCCGCCAGGCTTTCAAAGTCGGCTATCGCGTCGGTGTACTTCAGTCATCCCCGTCGGGATACAAGGTCTATAAGCGCCTCGGCTTTGGCGATTTTGGCGGCGTGTCGCTGTACGTCCGCATGCCGCAATAG
- a CDS encoding phosphatase PAP2 family protein: MLPTDERQHPNRAARRWVRWCQFIGAMIIILGLLGLDRWFYETVSLRFNTPSQLDGDLYRVTRVFWMAVRLGGHVIGVGLAYVALITLTKRSVREANAMVISVMLVTLAAYFLQNQIGRSRPDWNPSYLDFHPTLTPVWDRHGVSFPSNEASVAFALACLLSRMFPRRAHMFCALAVLVAAARVLAGAHYLSDVAAGALLATSLAPWMYDRALRTQAAIWPGKSPVPSSPDDTMSNATP; encoded by the coding sequence ATGTTGCCGACGGACGAACGCCAACATCCAAACCGTGCAGCCAGACGCTGGGTTCGCTGGTGCCAGTTCATCGGTGCGATGATCATTATCCTGGGACTCCTGGGACTGGATCGCTGGTTCTACGAGACCGTTTCGCTGCGCTTCAATACGCCGTCACAACTGGACGGCGATCTCTATCGCGTCACGCGGGTCTTCTGGATGGCCGTCCGGCTCGGCGGACACGTGATCGGGGTGGGATTGGCCTACGTCGCACTGATTACGCTCACCAAGCGTTCCGTCCGCGAGGCGAACGCGATGGTGATCAGTGTGATGCTTGTCACCCTCGCTGCTTACTTCCTGCAAAATCAGATCGGGCGGAGCCGTCCCGACTGGAACCCTTCGTACCTGGATTTCCACCCGACGCTTACTCCGGTGTGGGACCGTCATGGCGTGAGCTTCCCCTCCAATGAAGCATCGGTCGCATTTGCCCTGGCGTGCCTGCTTTCGCGCATGTTTCCCCGCCGGGCGCACATGTTTTGTGCGCTCGCCGTGCTGGTGGCAGCGGCCCGCGTGCTGGCGGGAGCGCACTACCTCAGCGACGTCGCAGCCGGAGCGCTCCTGGCCACGTCGCTGGCACCGTGGATGTACGACCGGGCACTGCGGACGCAGGCCGCCATCTGGCCGGGAAAGAGCCCGGTACCCTCCTCTCCGGACGACACCATGTCCAATGCGACCCCCTAG
- a CDS encoding glycosyltransferase family 39 protein has translation MNEPGSASPDSGARSAGAPLVLGGLLLVAGLLVNLWYLTITNYDLGGDEAQYWDWSRHLDLSYYSKGPLVAYIIAGSRALLSDWSVRLTGSEVLAVRVPATLLFAITTAGIFVLGWVTTRRGWIALGAMAIAFTFPILGLSAVFMTTDAPLAAAWTWTLVFLAAAFRTGRAAHWFAAGLLTATGILAKYTMVLIIPVVGLAMLLDRTARRRLHSPGPYVALLIGLCGFIPILIWNARHDWVSFRHVAGQAGVSEGTGLNPMGPVEFLLGQALAANVVWFLALIPAVPEFFRRPVSENETHDATSTRLLLAAMLTVFGVFLAFSFITKIQPNWAGLTWIPACVLLPMLLGRLFASGVPKLQRKARTTIILGIAVGVAMGVVARRTEWLMPLFARLAKNAPPWELTPVAKYDPTARLRGWQELGERVGQQIDRLRSQGAEPIVLTDYYQLASELAFYTPGNPTVYCLQSALGDRLSQYDLWPNPISDPVPFLGRPCVYVGSMNHPELVGEAGEREGALEGLELVETVEYREDGHTVRVWPIATCRAFRGFDSAALPSRDSRF, from the coding sequence GTGAACGAACCCGGTTCCGCCTCTCCCGATTCCGGGGCGAGGTCGGCCGGCGCCCCACTGGTTCTCGGCGGCCTGCTTCTCGTCGCCGGGCTTCTCGTCAATCTCTGGTACCTGACCATCACGAATTACGATCTCGGCGGCGATGAGGCCCAGTACTGGGACTGGTCGCGGCATCTCGACCTGAGTTATTACAGCAAGGGTCCGCTGGTGGCGTACATCATCGCCGGATCGCGTGCCCTCCTTTCCGACTGGTCCGTTCGACTCACCGGAAGCGAAGTCCTTGCCGTACGCGTTCCGGCGACGCTGCTCTTTGCGATTACGACCGCAGGGATCTTTGTGCTCGGCTGGGTCACGACGCGGCGCGGGTGGATCGCGCTCGGGGCCATGGCCATCGCTTTCACGTTCCCGATCCTCGGTCTGAGCGCCGTCTTTATGACCACGGACGCCCCGCTGGCGGCCGCTTGGACTTGGACGCTGGTGTTCCTCGCGGCGGCGTTTCGGACCGGGCGAGCGGCACACTGGTTCGCAGCCGGATTGCTGACGGCAACCGGTATTCTGGCCAAGTACACCATGGTGCTGATCATTCCCGTGGTCGGACTCGCCATGCTGCTCGACCGAACGGCTCGCCGAAGACTCCATTCGCCGGGGCCGTACGTTGCCCTGCTCATCGGGCTTTGCGGCTTTATCCCTATTCTGATCTGGAACGCGCGCCACGATTGGGTGAGCTTTCGGCACGTGGCCGGGCAGGCCGGCGTGTCCGAAGGCACCGGATTGAACCCGATGGGGCCGGTGGAATTTCTGCTCGGACAGGCCCTGGCCGCCAACGTGGTGTGGTTTCTTGCGCTGATACCGGCCGTACCGGAGTTCTTTCGACGGCCTGTCTCCGAAAACGAGACGCATGATGCCACGTCCACTCGATTGCTCCTTGCAGCCATGCTGACCGTGTTCGGCGTTTTTCTCGCGTTCTCGTTCATCACGAAGATCCAGCCCAACTGGGCGGGCCTGACGTGGATTCCGGCGTGCGTCCTGCTGCCAATGCTATTGGGGCGACTTTTCGCATCGGGGGTGCCCAAACTTCAACGCAAGGCGCGAACGACGATTATTCTCGGCATTGCCGTCGGCGTGGCGATGGGCGTCGTTGCGCGACGAACTGAATGGCTCATGCCGTTGTTCGCGCGCCTGGCGAAAAATGCGCCCCCGTGGGAATTGACACCGGTAGCGAAGTACGACCCTACGGCCCGCCTTCGCGGATGGCAGGAACTCGGCGAGCGCGTGGGTCAGCAGATTGATCGGCTTCGGTCGCAGGGTGCCGAGCCGATCGTCCTCACGGACTACTACCAATTGGCCAGCGAACTCGCGTTTTACACGCCGGGAAATCCAACGGTGTACTGCCTGCAATCCGCGCTGGGGGATCGCCTGAGCCAGTATGACCTCTGGCCGAATCCAATCAGCGATCCGGTGCCTTTTCTCGGACGCCCCTGTGTCTACGTGGGGTCGATGAACCACCCGGAGTTGGTCGGCGAGGCCGGCGAGCGAGAAGGCGCACTGGAAGGCCTGGAGCTCGTCGAGACCGTGGAATACCGCGAAGACGGGCACACCGTGCGCGTCTGGCCGATTGCGACCTGCCGCGCGTTTCGCGGGTTCGATTCCGCCGCATTGCCATCGAGAGACAGTCGCTTCTAG
- a CDS encoding D-tyrosyl-tRNA(Tyr) deacylase, giving the protein MRAVVQRVKDASVIVDGRVAGAIERGLLVYLGVDRDDGEADIHYLVDKIRHLRIFADESDKMNLDVVQSGGSVLAVSAFTVQADARRGRRPSFEQAAAPDRAFVIYRMFCDKLASLGVRVAQGSFGDYMSVSAVNDGPICVLLESRRAF; this is encoded by the coding sequence ATGCGGGCGGTCGTACAAAGGGTGAAAGACGCATCGGTGATCGTTGACGGCCGCGTGGCCGGGGCGATCGAACGGGGCCTGCTTGTCTACCTCGGCGTGGATCGTGACGACGGCGAAGCGGACATTCACTACCTGGTGGACAAGATCCGCCACCTGCGCATCTTCGCCGACGAGTCGGACAAGATGAACCTCGATGTGGTCCAGTCCGGCGGAAGCGTTCTGGCGGTCAGCGCGTTCACCGTTCAGGCCGACGCCCGACGGGGGCGCCGACCGAGCTTTGAGCAGGCGGCGGCGCCGGATCGCGCTTTCGTCATTTACCGGATGTTTTGTGACAAGCTCGCGTCACTCGGCGTCCGGGTGGCCCAGGGTTCCTTCGGCGACTACATGTCGGTCAGCGCCGTCAACGACGGCCCCATCTGCGTCCTGCTCGAATCGCGGCGGGCCTTCTAA
- a CDS encoding sugar phosphate isomerase/epimerase codes for MMRIGLRAGTCPTWDFATLISKAKEHGFDGIELDVVGKEGHLPAVPELNGRADDTRNLLQQNNLQIVALSLDVALDARDAGENARRRGLIAEYMDTAVRVGCPAVRISVGRVQSWDTTDTASTRILGNLLKLADQAASLGITVMVENGHEFSGSETLWYLLDGVGHPAIAACWNQARALVLRERPTVSIPRLGRKLGMVHVSDVALNERNIPTSFTRLGEGSAEIAKQVDLLRGVAYEGFLVYDTPAKAIDALGGADQVLPQAASFLRERIGFQHAVLSAYKGDKNAPKLAAPRPLAEAK; via the coding sequence ATGATGCGAATCGGGCTGCGCGCCGGAACCTGCCCCACCTGGGACTTTGCGACCCTCATTTCCAAGGCGAAAGAGCACGGGTTCGACGGAATCGAACTCGACGTCGTGGGAAAAGAAGGCCATCTGCCCGCCGTGCCTGAACTCAACGGGCGCGCCGATGATACCCGTAACCTGCTTCAGCAGAACAATTTGCAGATCGTGGCCCTTTCACTCGACGTCGCCCTCGATGCCCGGGATGCCGGAGAGAACGCGAGACGAAGGGGTCTGATCGCCGAATACATGGATACGGCGGTCCGCGTCGGTTGCCCGGCCGTGCGAATCTCCGTTGGTCGCGTTCAGTCCTGGGACACGACCGACACGGCGTCCACGCGGATTCTGGGAAACCTGCTGAAGCTCGCCGACCAGGCGGCCTCGCTCGGCATCACCGTGATGGTCGAAAACGGGCACGAGTTTTCCGGCAGCGAAACACTCTGGTACCTGCTGGATGGTGTCGGGCATCCGGCGATCGCAGCATGCTGGAACCAGGCGCGTGCCCTGGTTCTGCGGGAGAGGCCGACCGTATCGATTCCGCGCCTTGGTCGCAAACTCGGCATGGTTCACGTCAGCGACGTGGCGCTGAACGAACGAAACATCCCGACTTCGTTCACGCGACTGGGCGAAGGCTCGGCTGAGATCGCCAAGCAGGTCGATCTGCTTCGCGGCGTCGCCTACGAAGGGTTCCTGGTCTATGACACACCCGCCAAAGCAATCGATGCACTGGGTGGCGCGGACCAGGTCCTGCCCCAGGCCGCTTCGTTTCTGCGGGAACGGATCGGGTTCCAACACGCCGTGCTGTCCGCCTACAAAGGGGACAAGAACGCACCCAAACTCGCCGCCCCCAGGCCTCTGGCGGAAGCCAAGTGA
- a CDS encoding ABC transporter ATP-binding protein: MLTIACVANAVEITHLSKTYGSAEEPVHALRDVSLSIAAGEFVAVMGASGSGKSTLLHLLAGLDDATSGSVLVEGNDLASMGDRRRTVFRRRRLGVIFQAYNLLPQLTALENVALPVALEGRGERELREHAEALLREVGLDHRMQHRPAALSGGEQQRVAVARALMNDPALILADEPTGNLDSRNGAAIWRLLSDLVRERGRTLLAVTHEPSGAANADRIILLKDGQIAGEIEPDEQRQVHHVASRYAELAG; this comes from the coding sequence ATCCTTACAATCGCGTGCGTGGCCAATGCCGTTGAAATCACCCATCTGAGCAAGACCTACGGTTCAGCCGAGGAACCCGTCCACGCGCTGCGGGACGTGTCGCTTTCCATCGCAGCGGGCGAATTCGTGGCCGTGATGGGGGCGAGCGGGTCGGGCAAGAGTACGTTGCTCCACCTGCTAGCCGGGCTTGACGATGCGACGAGTGGCAGCGTTCTTGTCGAGGGCAACGACTTGGCATCGATGGGTGACCGGCGGCGAACGGTTTTCCGTCGCCGCCGCCTGGGTGTGATCTTCCAGGCGTACAACCTGCTCCCTCAACTTACGGCGCTCGAAAACGTCGCTCTTCCTGTGGCCCTTGAGGGGCGCGGCGAAAGAGAACTGCGCGAGCACGCCGAAGCGCTGCTCCGAGAGGTGGGGCTGGATCATCGCATGCAACATCGCCCGGCGGCGCTTTCCGGCGGCGAGCAGCAGCGCGTTGCCGTGGCGCGGGCGCTGATGAACGATCCCGCGCTAATTCTGGCTGATGAGCCCACAGGTAATCTCGATTCAAGGAACGGCGCGGCCATCTGGCGGCTGTTGAGCGATCTTGTTCGGGAACGGGGGCGGACGCTGCTGGCCGTGACCCACGAGCCGAGCGGCGCGGCCAACGCCGATCGCATCATTCTGCTCAAGGACGGACAAATCGCGGGAGAGATCGAACCCGATGAACAGCGGCAGGTCCACCATGTGGCGTCTCGCTACGCGGAACTGGCGGGCTAG